The following are encoded in a window of Flavobacterium cupriresistens genomic DNA:
- a CDS encoding GTP cyclohydrolase → MITIKEAKSKKELTDYIKFPFSLYKDNPYWVPPIIADELESFDKTKNPAFENAEAYFYLAYKNDEIVGRITAIINWSEVNNQHKKKVRFGWFDVIDDIEVTKALLEKVYELGKQNNLEHVEGPMGFSNLDKVGVLTEGYDQMGTMITWYNNPYYVTHFEQLGFQVEKEYLESIFPFSNVKPEFFLKAQELIKKRYGLRSLTFTKTKDIMPHVDKMFDLFNDSYANLASFVAISDVQKEYFKKKYISFINPEYIKFVVDKDDKLVAFSIVMPSFSEALQKAKGKLFPFGFYHLLKARKHSKDVVFYLIGVHPDYQNKGVTAIIFDEYFKTFSEKGIVNCIRTPELAENTAIHLLWKNFDPKVHCRRKTYKKDL, encoded by the coding sequence ATGATTACAATTAAAGAAGCCAAAAGCAAAAAAGAATTAACAGATTATATCAAATTCCCGTTTTCATTATACAAAGACAACCCGTATTGGGTTCCGCCTATAATTGCTGACGAACTGGAGTCTTTTGATAAAACCAAAAACCCTGCTTTTGAGAACGCCGAAGCTTATTTTTATCTGGCTTACAAAAATGATGAAATTGTTGGTAGAATAACGGCCATTATCAACTGGTCGGAAGTAAACAATCAGCACAAAAAGAAAGTTCGTTTTGGCTGGTTTGATGTTATTGATGATATTGAAGTGACCAAAGCCTTATTAGAAAAAGTATACGAATTAGGAAAACAAAACAATCTGGAACATGTTGAAGGTCCAATGGGCTTCTCTAATTTGGACAAAGTTGGAGTACTTACAGAAGGATACGATCAGATGGGGACTATGATTACCTGGTACAACAATCCTTATTATGTAACCCATTTTGAACAATTAGGTTTTCAGGTCGAGAAAGAATATCTCGAAAGCATCTTCCCATTTTCTAACGTAAAACCTGAATTTTTCCTGAAAGCACAGGAATTAATCAAAAAAAGATACGGTTTAAGATCGCTTACTTTTACCAAAACAAAAGACATTATGCCACATGTGGATAAAATGTTTGATTTGTTTAATGATTCTTATGCAAACCTGGCTTCATTTGTTGCCATTTCTGATGTGCAGAAAGAATATTTCAAAAAGAAATACATCAGTTTTATCAATCCGGAATACATCAAATTTGTTGTGGACAAGGACGATAAATTAGTAGCTTTTAGTATTGTAATGCCTAGTTTTTCTGAAGCTTTACAAAAAGCAAAAGGAAAACTTTTCCCATTTGGTTTTTACCATCTATTAAAAGCCAGAAAACACAGTAAAGATGTTGTTTTCTATTTAATAGGCGTACATCCCGACTATCAAAACAAAGGAGTTACAGCGATTATCTTTGATGAGTATTTTAAAACTTTTTCTGAAAAAGGAATCGTAAACTGCATTAGAACTCCGGAATTAGCCGAAAATACGGCCATTCATTTACTTTGGAAAAATTTCGATCCAAAAGTACACTGTCGAAGAAAAACGTATAAAAAGGATCTTTAA
- a CDS encoding transporter, whose product MLKVKNLFIATLFFTPQFFFAQYTDIINSNRPGETMSAFAVGKTVIQAEIGIYGIKEKHDLLNYDANGFGTDLTFRYGAFLEKLEFVLDLQYQMEAFNTPYNNSKRNNFRQTVLGAKYLIYDPFKNYEKTKNIYSYKANHSFDWHQLIPAVSLFAGANFVGADNPYSFSPKSSISPKVVLITQNQFGGGKWVFVTNIIADYITTDYPSYGYVLTLTHGFNNKWSGFVENQGYKSDFYSDAIVRGGAAYLINPNLQVDASVSTNFKNTPSILYGGVGVSWRYDGKYKEKQIESKRQSRKDKNNPKDAKSKKETDYQAQERKRKSKYE is encoded by the coding sequence ATGTTAAAAGTTAAAAACTTATTTATTGCTACTCTCTTTTTTACACCACAATTCTTTTTCGCACAATACACTGATATCATTAATTCTAACCGTCCGGGGGAGACAATGTCTGCCTTTGCTGTTGGAAAAACTGTTATTCAGGCCGAAATTGGCATCTATGGAATAAAGGAAAAACATGATTTATTAAATTATGATGCGAATGGTTTTGGTACCGATTTAACATTCCGTTATGGTGCATTTTTAGAAAAACTTGAATTTGTACTTGATTTGCAATATCAAATGGAAGCTTTTAATACACCCTACAACAATTCTAAGAGAAATAATTTCAGACAAACCGTTTTGGGAGCGAAATATTTAATTTACGATCCTTTTAAAAACTACGAAAAAACCAAAAACATATACAGTTACAAAGCCAATCATAGTTTTGACTGGCATCAGTTAATACCTGCTGTATCACTTTTTGCGGGAGCCAATTTTGTTGGCGCAGACAATCCGTACTCTTTTTCTCCGAAGTCCAGTATTTCGCCAAAAGTAGTATTGATTACACAAAATCAGTTTGGTGGCGGGAAATGGGTATTTGTAACTAATATTATTGCCGATTATATCACAACAGATTACCCAAGTTATGGTTATGTATTAACTTTAACGCACGGTTTCAACAACAAATGGTCTGGTTTTGTTGAAAATCAGGGTTATAAAAGTGATTTTTACAGCGATGCCATCGTGCGCGGTGGAGCAGCCTATCTGATTAACCCAAACTTACAGGTTGATGCTTCTGTAAGCACCAATTTTAAAAACACACCGTCTATATTGTACGGAGGAGTTGGAGTTTCATGGCGTTATGATGGAAAATACAAAGAGAAACAAATAGAATCCAAGAGACAGTCCCGAAAAGACAAAAACAATCCTAAAGATGCTAAATCTAAGAAAGAAACAGATTATCAGGCACAAGAGAGAAAACGTAAATCTAAATACGAATAA